DNA sequence from the Artemia franciscana unplaced genomic scaffold, ASM3288406v1 Scaffold_6576, whole genome shotgun sequence genome:
tgggaagtgtacagagggggattttattttgtttgggggtggggctgaggagagggggctatgttggaggatctttccttggaggaatctgtcatgggggaagaaaaattcaatgaaaagggcgcaggattgtctagcattactataagaaaacgatgaaaaataaacatgaaaacgttttttcaaatgaaaggaagaagtagcactgaaacttaaaacgaacagagattattacgcatatgaggggttctaaaaatactttagcataaagagcgaggtatttaggaggagataaataccttgctcttaatgctaaagtatttttagtaatttcaactatttattctaaggcctttctgattcaggggtcattcttaaagaattgggacaaaacttacgatttagtgtaaagagcgaggtattaacgagggtacaaaccccctcgtatacataataaaaatataaggttatgaaagtttgttacgtaacttaattcttaagttacgtatattttttactaataaaaaagttcgttaaaaattaaaagttctagttggctttttaagtaaccgaaaaattaggggcaactaggcctccttctccaccccttatttctcaaaatcgtctgatcaaaactaagagaaagccatttagccaaaaaaaaagaattaatatacaaatttcattttaataatttatgtgcggagagccaaaaccaaacatgcattaattcaaaaacgttcagaaattaaataaaaaaaaactaatttttttagctgaaagtaaggagcgacattaaaacttaaaacgaacagaaattactccgtatatgaaatgggttgtcccctccgcaatccctcgctctttacgccaaagtttgactctttgccacaattctactttttaatacaattaaaagctttagcgtaaagagcgagggattgcggacgggaaaacccatttcatatacggagtaatttctgttcgttttaagttttaatgtcgctccttactttcagctaaaaaaattagtttttttttttttatttaatccaagcAAGGGCACACCCTTATTTGGGAGGGATAATGGAAATATTGTAGAAATCTTTTAGGATCTGTCTTAATACGTCCTCATTCTTTTAAAGAAGGCTCCTTCCTCGatttttaatatggctttttaaCATCCTCtgtcagtcccccccccctatcttCCTAGAAATGAAATGTTCATGAAATATAGGTTTTATTCTGCTTCTGTATACCTAAACAGCAAGAGGTTACTTCTGACTTTTGTAATATATGCTTTTACTCTTGTTCTTAGAGTGACTAATCATAGCCTGTTGAATTTTGAACGTGCTATGTAAACAAAGCtcactaatgaaaatgtttataaaaacaaattaataatcttaatataataaattaaccaaaacataaataattataatatgaTAAACTAAGACAGtaattataacaaaataaaCTAATTGAAATACAATGAATTATAATTAGTTATAATAAAATCTATTAATAACAATATTCTTGTGGCGATCGAAACAAAAGTGAGTAGATAACTGGCTCATGATTTTGGTATTCAATCAGGCAAATGAAGCACTAAAAAATAAAGCGTTAAGTTTTTAGTGTTGCTTTCATTTCTATTGTAAAACTCTGGTAATTATTCGAAATAGAATAAACACCAACTTTTAGACATTAGAGACACATAAATTACATATTCGTAAAGAgaagaaagaaattaaacaggctaagatgaaatattttttgtctgGGATAGCTCTCGGTGGTTGAAGAATTTTCTCCTCGCACATAAACTCGTTGATTTTTACgcgtctttttttcttttttaaagatttgcTTCTCCTGCGGTTAAAGTGCCTTTCACACTAGGTGTGTAATTTTCTATGCTACACGGTTAAGTTTTGCTACATGAAGTCTAACCTTTCACTCTTAAACAAGTACTCGTATACTAGGCTATCTAAGGAATAAGAAGCCATCATAATCATTGTCTAAAATCATCATAATCATCGTGAACAAAGTATTCAAATATCATAATGTGGAGACTCGATCTCTAATCAAACGTGAAAAcccaaattcatttttattgctACTGGGTTGATTTTTCCGTAACACAACATAAATgtacaaaatgtaaaattctaTGTAGAGTTTATATCTACTTGGCAGTGCCTACGTCCCAAAATGTTTACATAATGTAACTAGTGCTATTACTAAATGTTCTACGATGTAATATGAAATTACCATAGGTGTTGTCTCAATTAATCTGACCTTGATAATTTTTTCCTGAAGGTGGACTTGGTCTTGAAAGAGGCTGAAAGGCTGACAGGTCTCTATCCAGATGCGAGGGACCATATTGTTGTAAAACAGGAAGAAACAGTCACGGCTTGGAATGAACTTATGGAAATGTCAGCATCTAGAAAGTCGAAGCTGCAACAATCAGAGCAGCTTCAGTCATACTTTGACAATAACAGGGACTTAATGTGAGTAATTCAATTCGTCTATTCCCTTGTCTTCCTGTTTCCGTCTACATTACCGTGGCTTAGCAAATTTTTTCGAAAAGGAAATGCTATatatatctgcaaaaaaaatcagATCGAATTTTTTGTGCAGGTGATTCTTCGAGCTAAGTCACTCTGTCTGTTGTGCATATATTAATTGTGATTTGAGGTATTCATATTTAATTGTgcaattagttttaaaaaaaatatatacataaatacgAAGCTGTACAAACGAAACTTCCTATCGCCATAGTGGGTCAGTGGGGACACAGAAAAATACGGCACCATGATTCAGTTGGTACTGTAGCACGTAGCGTAAACGGTTTATGATTGTTTATGCAAATAAAACTGTTCAGTATCTAATGAAACTTATTCTTGGATCGAAAATATGTATGTCCCTTGGGAAAAGTCGCAGATGACTGGCTGAATAAGTAGTGTCTTCATGTGCTTCAGCAAATGCCTTCATTTCAGTACTCATTATTAAAAGCAATTGGTATCTGAGGAGATAATCAACCTAATCCCTGACAGAAATCTTATGCCTGACGTAAGCATGTTGAAGATAACTAGACAAATATGACGTATATTTGGCTATTTGACTTATATATGACGTATTTGGCTATATGACGTATGTATGACTCTGTTTGGCTGTGAATGCAGTTTTTCTGGTGTTAAATAGggagtttgaaccccccccccaacgaaagtaaaacagttcaaaatagggatgaaacctttttattgacagtgaatggatataaaattatttaactggatatttcgaacacatatacagtgttcatcatcagcagtaaaactaaaagacatgaataaaaataaacaaaatttatacctaataagctaattacatatagtttattgctcttattttttcaatgcaacagcggaaacAAATCTCCTTGatcttttcggttccggttcattagatttatctgacatattacgtggatagaggtcatagctcttaggtgaggtgactttactttatttgacctcagtatattatcataaattgagttcaatccaaattcacctgtgtctctgtttatggaattattcttgaataaaatttttttaatttcgattatttccctgaaaattttctttaagccttggtccctagaaatcaaagaaatattttcaaacaaaataaaatgatttggataattaaaGATAAGTTCtgagagggccgacgtgaaatcttcaggtttggtattttgctttaaagatgATGTTAccttgtttttgtctttttccatATTATATGTCAGTTTGATAATATAAATAAGAATTAATTGATGAACAATTTGACTGCTTTAGAAGTTGAAGCGTCTTGAGACGCCATGAATGACCCTTCTCTGCTGCCCCCTTCCTCTTTTTGTGTTCTTAATACTAAATCTATGCACTGAGAGTGAAAGAGAAATGCCTCCCCTCCTCCCCCCGCATACGTGCCAATCATCGTATATGTTATCTCTATAAAACCATCAgaaaaaaatgcttcatttcagGGCTGCAATTACTGAACTACTGGGAAAAATAACAGCCCCTGATTTAGCTCAAGACTTAATGGCCGCTGAGGTTCAGGTTGCCACACATAGAGACTACAAATCTGAAATTGAAGCAAGAACCGGAGCAGTTTCTAACTTTATCGAAACCGGGACCAAATTGATTGACGAGGTATgcatttctattcgttttttgtcgctttcttttcttctctttcgTCAAAGATGATAGTAATgaagttttttgcttataaaGAATATATATAGCTATTGATAATACGTAAAGACGGTTTTCATTACCTGtttattttatagctttttCGTCTCTTTGGTCTAATTTGTGTTGAGTAGTATAGCttagttattattaattatatacattatagcttggttttaattattattaacaaCAGCAACCAGGAATGTCTAATGATCAACTACTGAGCGCGTCAGTCAGCTCGTAATGGAaggaaattcttttttctctaaCATATATACTTgatattcttaaaaatatctACTTCCAATGGTTTACATTATATAGTTTCCatttaaatttgtataaatctttgtataaaagtaataaaattattgtctatGAATATAtcgagcaaaaaaaatataaaattagctATAAATGATGGAAGAAATGGCTAAAATTCTTGGCAGCTGCTAGACGTTCTTGGTCGTATATAGTACgtgtgtttatatatatttatttgaactCTTATGCTTCGTTTCAATCAAATTCGCTTTTCAATTCACTTCACTGGTGAATTATCCCACAGTGAAAATGTATACTTAATTGATCTGacatccagggggggggggtcaattatTAGTATTAATGGATACATCTACTGACAACTGGGATTTCTCGAATAATTAGTTGTTGTTTCTTCTCCTTCTCTCCCAATCGACATTGACATATGGGCCcacataacaataataataaaaagagattCAACCTCTATATCAAATTGATCACatgcaaaaaaaatgattttccttattgtttcAAGTGGGGATTCTAAGTATCCTGTATGGGATTTTCGGCAATGACCATTTGAAAGATGTACTTTGTTTTGATCCAACAccattttcggggggggggggatcaggctatttttcccaaatttatcataaattcGTCTTCGCAACCAACTTTTGCTATTAAGATTTATCGAAATAATTACTTTTCCGGAATGAACTACAAATAGTaatttttcccacttttttCAGACAGTTTTTTAAGCgagtttttgagtttttggCTAATAAGGGTTGGGCCGTAGTTTCATTTTTCTCCATCCATTGTTGCTCAGTTTTAAATCTTCATTGATTTTGCTTGTCTGTTTTTCAGTTAATATTCTGagtatcatttttatttagggTCATTTCTTATCCGAAGAGATACAAGACAAAGTAGCTAGCTTACGACTAAGGTATCAGCTACTCCAAGATACTTGGACTCTTCGAAAAGACTTATATGAACGAAACTTGGATCTTCAAATATTCAAACGTGATTTGGCACAGTTTAGCCTGTGGCTTTCAATGAGAGAGCCTTACGTCAAAGATCATTATTATGGTGAAAACCTATCGGAAGTTGATGAACTAATTAGGAGGCATGAAGACTTTCAGAAAACTCTGGAGGCTCAAGAGAAGAACTTGGAGGCAATCAGAAGAACTACACTGGTTAGTTTTCTTATaatcctctttatttttcattcatcTTCTAAACAGGCTACACCAGAATGTGTCtgatttactatttatttaaatactgcTCAAGGGTTATAGGCATAAATAAAGTGCGCCAGGTTCAAACTAATGGCTGCTTGCACTTTTCAGGGGTAATCTCGGGTGGGTCTTAGCATTTTCCAAAACGATGCAGTTCTTATATAATGATTCAAAGTATGAACCGTCACTTGTCTAACTTCTCAGTGATAACATTATTTATTGTTAGTCATTGTACTTTGGGTGAGTTGCTAGCTTtttcagttgttgtttttttcagccttgttaagtttttaattcttcaacTTTGGATTGTTTCGTTTTCGTCCCcacgttgtttgtttttttcctttttttaaatggtcTATATGTTGACTGGGCAATTGACGGgggaatatgtttaattacacTTGTTTGAATCGCATGTAGTGAAGTATGgatgttgtatttatttaaagaagttttttccatCCCGTGCATTACGAATTTGTCTTCTCAGCCGGGCTCTGGACATTTTgtaacttattttattattataatgaacCTGAactaacagctcactgcagcCCCAAagcgcctgaggccaacatagctgcgCACTCCTCCTCTATTCCAACCTATTCAAAGTCTTCCTCTTTAtatcctcccaagaagttcccatttcccttaaaactttccTTGCGACATCCACCCTATTTGAGGACGATCCGCTTTTCATTGAGCCCTAGACGTTTGGCCGAGAAGGACAATCCTtagcaatttgtcatccttcatccgctgAACTGGCCATTTCATCCTTGCTCTTATTATGGGCCTAAAAAGCAAGATTGAACCGCATTTTCGTATAGTTACTActtaaaatacggtcagtcagtcgggaaCCCAAaaaaatccgtaggcaatttctcttgaaaaaatCTAGCAATTGCTTCCGTTTTTCGAAGTGCATACGTTTCAGGACCATATTTGACCTCTGTCATCGCTGTAGCTTGCAATATTCTAATCTGGGTTCGTTTACCTATCTTCTTGttattccaaactttttcaactgtgaaaaaataccctgtgccttggcttttctacttttaacatcttcaccgCACCCAccatctttaataataatactacctaggtaagtatCTACTTTATTGATCCTCTCgctacccaacatcacctcttcaccttcacttattcttagtcttagcgacttagtcttcttgactttaattttcaaacctattcttggatcctgaactcgtaaaacttAACAAAAGTTCATTTTACTCTATGATGCTTAAATcttcagcataatctaagtctagggaATTTTTACTTCTCCATTTTATTCTGTCTTCTTCCATTACCCTTGCTATACTCCTTAGGACAAAAGTccgtcaaaatgatccatatacttgctcataatctataaaactgagaactaaaggcgtttgatgactcaggcacttctcagttATTAATGAAGTAATGAAAATCAGTAATGAAAATTTGATCGGCGCATCCTCTATactttctaaaaccacactgttcttctcttagaaCTTTGTGTACAGCATCTCTAAGCCTAAAAATTTATCATCGTACTGAGTAATTTACTTCCTACCgaaaccaggctaatgcctctataattaccacactcactcttatcacctttcttaaagAGGGGTTTAATTAGAGTTTTCCTATTTTGCTGGGTACTTccctcttttcaaaaatgatattCATAACCTTGGGTAACTTATCTCTAACCTCATACCGTCACATTTAAAAAagtcatttaccacactatcagcccTCGGGGCTTTATGATTTTTTTGATCCGTTTTGTACTATCACAGATTATTCCTCACAAAACGAATCTTACTTCACATCCaaagtgtcacaaacttttGTTGTTTTCATTATGTTCTTCTCTAACTCTTATCGCGGTTttgcacattctcaaaatattctgttCATCTCTCGTCaactctttctttctctttaatTGTGATCCTGTTCCTATGTTTAACTtggacaagtccggattgactatcCCCTCTGAATGTATTAACACGCCAGTACAATAAGAAAAGAtaaagatttattcatcacgaaacacacatacaatgttacattttactattcccccaaaggctctttggcctgtaaagaagggggaaaataaacgagtcacttactcagagaagaaaaaaaaaataatcacttactcacagagagaagagcaaaaaggagaagaaaagaaaatataaataaaataaaaactatagaaaacaaaactaaatagattgaatagactccaatgaaataataataaatatatatatatatatatatatatatatatatatatatatatatatatatatatatatatatatatatatatatatacatatatatatatatatatatatatatatatatatatatatatacatgtacacatatatacacacgcatacacatataaaaatagataaaataacttctaagaagccaaagaatttttaatcattttttttaacaaaccgaatgagtggcacctttgAGCTGATTCGGGaaacttattccatacaatatgACTCGTaattaaaaggattaaaatctgaacttacacaaggagtaaaggGAACTTGTATATGATTTTTAGTATTGTGAAGATTGTAATTATTCTGATTAGAGGGGAAAGATGGCAGAACACTTAAGGGATGGGGGTGTTTACCTTGAAGCtgggaaaaagtaaaacatgcacacgaaatAATATACACTGACTCTAGATAAAGTATTGGGATAACTGTTACTTGAGTTACATTTTATTATTGTGTCGTCGGGATGCGTTTTCTAGATCTTTGGCAACTTTATCCGTGCCTTCACACCTTCACACCTCCTTGATTCATATTGTAATGCTtactccactttctttacattcttcttattttcatattatctaTCACACAAAAAATTCTTGtacagacccccccccctcctctctATAAAGCCTAgagcattttcactaatattcttagctgtgttttaactttcttttctaagacaccatcagcggcttgaaaaactgttttgaaacacctctcgaaatattcattATGTTCCATccagtattttcattgatttcttCATTATTGCTTTTTATTCTTCGCAGTTCAAAGTACTTATCATACCTTTTAGAAACATTACCTAAATTCTGTTTTCACTAGGCAAAAAGCATATTTTACAAGAAGCATAAGAAAAATTGCAGCGCATACTGTCCTGTGAGGACCTAAGAA
Encoded proteins:
- the LOC136043484 gene encoding spectrin alpha chain, non-erythrocytic 1-like, yielding MVRFLRDCDETSAWLQDMTTVAASEDYGDDVEHVEMLIQKFEKFLGSLVSSEERIQTLVLSGQKLIQESHPQSLRIKARLEEVENTWDDLKELASARQDALAGARQIHVFDRNADETVAWILEKDASLQSEDFGHDLESIQTLIRKHLGFERDLAAVKDQVDLVLKEAERLTGLYPDARDHIVVKQEETVTAWNELMEMSASRKSKLQQSEQLQSYFDNNRDLMAAITELLGKITAPDLAQDLMAAEVQVATHRDYKSEIEARTGAVSNFIETGTKLIDEGHFLSEEIQDKVASLRLRYQLLQDTWTLRKDLYERNLDLQIFKRDLAQFSLWLSMREPYVKDHYYGENLSEVDELIRRHEDFQKTLEAQEKNLEAIRRTTLVSFLIILFIFHSSSKQATPECV